A window from Chitinophaga filiformis encodes these proteins:
- a CDS encoding RNA polymerase sigma factor yields the protein MSNSSLPEERKLLQQIARGDESAYTLVFNHYSKQVFNVAMLYLKDTIPAREVVQEIFLKIWLKRETMPAVEDLTAYLFILTRNHIYDSFKKQASQVKALDHFVLHQPSVVEDTDHRLQDRQYDHLLDKVVSSLPPERKKVYIARKEGMSNEEISVRMNISIHTVKKQMQLAMQTVRSFVKEQLHI from the coding sequence TTGTCAAATTCATCCTTACCGGAGGAGCGGAAACTATTGCAGCAGATAGCCAGGGGTGACGAGTCTGCTTATACACTTGTATTTAACCATTACAGCAAGCAGGTGTTTAATGTGGCCATGCTTTATCTGAAAGACACTATACCAGCACGGGAAGTCGTGCAGGAGATCTTTCTGAAAATATGGCTGAAGAGGGAAACTATGCCTGCCGTAGAAGACCTCACCGCCTATCTTTTTATCCTCACCCGCAATCATATATACGATAGTTTCAAAAAACAGGCAAGCCAGGTAAAAGCCCTGGACCATTTTGTGCTGCACCAGCCCAGCGTCGTAGAAGATACCGACCATCGCCTCCAGGATCGCCAGTATGACCACCTGCTGGATAAAGTAGTATCCAGCCTTCCCCCTGAGCGGAAAAAGGTCTATATCGCGCGGAAAGAGGGCATGAGCAATGAAGAGATCTCTGTCAGGATGAATATTTCCATTCATACTGTCAAGAAACAGATGCAACTGGCCATGCAAACAGTAAGAAGTTTTGTGAAAGAACAACTCCATATATAA
- a CDS encoding glycoside hydrolase family 43 protein: MRKVLTFLLLGTALSLPSAAQKRAGNPIVQGWYADPEAAIWGKEYWVYPTYSDKYEKQVFFDAFSSRDLVKWTKHPHILDTAAVKWAKKAMWAPAIVQKDGKYYFFFAANDIQSDNEEGGIGVAVADKPGGPYKDYLGKPLIDKFHNKAQPIDQFVFRDKDGQYYIIYGGWGHCNIAKLKADFKGFTPFEDGNTFKEITPSGYVEGPFMFIRNGKYYFMWSEGGWGGPHYSVAYAIADSPAGPFKRIDKILQQDTSVATGAGHHSVINVPGTDRWYIVYHRRPLTETAANNRVVCIDEMHFDENGLIVPVKITKEGVKKDKLK; this comes from the coding sequence ATGAGAAAGGTCTTAACATTTTTATTACTGGGAACAGCGCTGTCCCTGCCTTCGGCGGCACAGAAACGGGCTGGTAATCCTATCGTGCAGGGGTGGTATGCAGACCCTGAAGCGGCAATATGGGGCAAAGAATATTGGGTGTACCCTACTTATTCTGATAAATATGAGAAACAGGTGTTTTTTGATGCTTTTTCCTCGCGGGACCTGGTAAAATGGACCAAACATCCCCATATTCTGGATACGGCAGCTGTAAAATGGGCTAAAAAGGCCATGTGGGCGCCGGCAATTGTGCAGAAGGATGGCAAATATTACTTTTTCTTCGCGGCCAATGATATACAGAGCGACAATGAAGAGGGCGGCATAGGCGTCGCCGTGGCCGATAAGCCAGGTGGTCCCTATAAAGATTACCTGGGTAAACCGCTGATCGACAAGTTTCATAACAAGGCGCAGCCGATAGACCAGTTCGTTTTCCGGGATAAGGACGGACAGTACTATATTATATATGGTGGATGGGGCCATTGTAATATTGCAAAGCTGAAAGCAGACTTTAAAGGATTTACTCCTTTTGAAGACGGCAATACCTTTAAAGAAATAACCCCTTCTGGTTATGTGGAAGGACCATTCATGTTCATCCGTAATGGCAAATACTACTTTATGTGGTCGGAAGGCGGATGGGGCGGGCCCCACTACTCGGTGGCGTATGCCATTGCCGATTCTCCCGCGGGACCGTTTAAGCGTATAGACAAGATCCTTCAGCAGGATACCTCAGTAGCCACTGGTGCAGGGCATCATTCGGTAATCAATGTACCAGGTACTGACCGCTGGTATATCGTTTACCATAGGCGCCCACTCACAGAAACAGCGGCCAACAACAGGGTCGTGTGTATTGACGAAATGCATTTTGACGAAAACGGGCTGATCGTCCCTGTGAAGATCACCAAAGAGGGGGTGAAAAAAGATAAGCTGAAGTAA